The DNA region ataattttaaagactatatataattaaaaatatttcaatataaaaataaacatagtcTAATTACAATCGGTGGTAAAtaataagttattttctttaacatttttcaataattaaaatatgattataaagttaaaaagtttATCCGTTAATCttctctttattaaaattttctttattttttcaactatTGAAGAGATAAGattaacatttttccttttttaccgGATATtgtttttacccttttttttgtattataaacaacagtaaaaaagtttttttttttttttcaatattctaaTTACAGCAGGAAAGTTGTTTTCGTGTgttattctttctctcttttttttaagtgaaattgttatacaataatttgaaataaagaaaatattttatactaatcaaaatcaaaatccaagaaatataattattaaggccaaaggactatttcccacccaaggtatactttttCTGCACATTCCCACCCGTTGACATTGAAAAAACCCATTTACCTATCTATGAGCTGTTAAAAAAAACGtattcaagggtaaaatcgtcattttatctgtaatattaaaaataaattaaaaattaatcctcttttccccttataacccttaaaaactaatcattttccccTAGgctatgttttaaaaaatagcattctccccctctagggtttagttttcaatccccgacgtCAAATCCGGTGACATCGTCGATGACGAAGCTTTCCGATGtaccaccatgctccgacggcctctcttctctcctctagATCGTCGATCAGCCCAGATCTAACGTTGTCTTTGCCTCGTTGGGAgatgaagctcttcaacttCCAGGCGAAGACAACACCATATCTGGGTTAATCGAcattccagaggagagaagagaggtcgtcAGAGCATGGTGGTGCATCGAGAAGGCTTCGTCATTGGCGATGGCATCGGGggtgaaaactaaaccctaggggggggggagggaatgccatttttcaaaacttggcctagggggaaatggttaggttttagggttagggggggaaaaagagagaaaatcttAAGGGGTTAGgattccgttaaatttaacagcttataggtagatatttggtatttttaaagttaaaaggggAAAACCTGAGAATACAATATACATTAGgttggaaatagtcctttggccaattattAAACCCAAGTAACATACGTGGGTTATCTCTGACAAAAATTGGATGACAAGAAAGGAGGATTCTGATTTGGAAAGGATAactcttaattatatatcttcAAAAGTCGATTAACTTGTagacaaataattaaagattattttgaggCCAATGGTCTATTTCCCATCTAAGCTTTAGCacaatcttaaatttaaaaatctaaacatttatttataagttaatttttattataatttttaattataaaaaaagataaaattatcattttatcattaaatcttTAGTCATGCTGAAACCATCTTGAgctattaaattgataatatgacatgcacatataataaaaaatgatttttcattaaatagaataaatatatgattcaacattaattcaataattttttcattattttttgttttatcaaacaTATGACATGCATTGcattttcatttcatcatatggaaaaataaacatttctccCATGTATTGGGAACCGCTCGGTCTCTTGTTGCACTAGCATCAAGACTAATGGATCACGATCTGGTGAAAACAATTTGTTGTTGGTTTTTCATCTcgtgtgatttttttttacaattatttataatatgccAACAAAAATGTCCTATGCCACCCAACTGACACATGTTAAACATGAACCGTAGTGTTTGTATATTGCTCAACAAATTGATCTTTTTTCGATCATTTCCTATATTTGATTGAAGTGATCCCATATCATGgatttttgctttctttttttttctattgagcTTGTGTTTGTCCCATTTTCCTTTATTGGTGCCCGTACTTCTATTCCAAcatgaattatcaataatatcatcagcgtCATAATATTTAAACAGATTGAACTCATTTAAGTCTAAATCCATTTGtaaactattttaataaataaaattatgaaaaataatagttgATTAACAAAACcgaaacaaaaactaaattataaacataaagaaaCATTGTTTATGAATTCAGAGAGTTTGAGAATGAGATATATTGAcgaaaaaaatatgagattgagaaaaatgagagtttgagagattgagagtatatatatgaattttggaGGGAAATAGGGTttacatagaaaaaaatttgaagaaaagaataaaaaaaaatttgtttttttttggctaactaaacaaaatatatcaaaatcttttttaagaCACTACTACAGTATCATGCCGAGTCAAGTTAGCTAGCAGTATGACCTGATCAACCCACAAGTTGGGCATAACTTGTTACAATaacaagatttatatttttaaaatagtttggaTTGAGTCTGAGGTCAATTGACCCCTTTGTTATGTCTGTAATGACCTACTAATAAGATTTTATTACTTTGactatataatttgtttatgctTAATATTTCGAACCTATAATTAGTAGTATGATAATACTGCTATTACAAACCATTATGTTAAAAtgtttattcttaataatatttaaacactattttcaaattagtaaaatatagaaaacagcTTTTCATCCTTTtcttatgcatattatttttcaaaacaatttgaCTCATTTGTATTAAATgcatttgaataatatttgtaatatattttattataaaaaatgaaaatatatattaaacgaACCCTAACCCTAAAGCTTGGTTTAATGAAAAAGAGTTGATCCAATTTCACCATTGTTTTCCCCCTTCCAAATATTctaactttaataataataataaggtcgaaggactattttctacccaagtttAGTTGCGTTCTCAAAACCACATTTgtagagtttgaaaaactcaaaatctcacctATAACATAATTGtcattagaatttttttgttaaaagcaggataaaattgttattttattaataatattaaaaaaaaaattcattatattttcccttaaattttcaaaattaacaattttacctctgtctaaagttttataactttgaaaagttatatttttccctcaaaatttttttcttcaccccttTAACCACCATCTCTAGTGTTAACGATCTTCCCTTTCTATCTTAAACCGTTGGCTGGCACACAGGAAACAACCTGAAATAGATATTTTTGTCAATGATGAAAAGATCTCCAAATCTCTTTGTAGTGGtcggaggagaaaaaaaaaaaaaccctaaaattggggacggggcggggggaatgttactttttaaagttagaaaactttaggtaaaggtgaaatattagtttttaaaacttaggagagaaattacaatgaaattttatattttttaatattattagtaaaaaaacgattttatccttattttctaacagaaaattttaattttaattggtcaATGAgtgaaattttgggtttttaaatcttataaatataactttggGAATGTaattaaacttgggtggaaaataatcctttggcctaataataattatatcaaacagCTCTTGTTCATTTATACTGAATTATTAAAAGAGAATTTGACAAAAACGGTATTAAAATTAGCGTATGAGCAAATTTTGATGAGGCATgggttttctaaaataattcaGTCAATGGATCTAGACTAAACTttggaaaaattataatgaaaggTTGATCAAATATCAGAGTTGCGCAGCGGAAGCGTGTGGGCCCATAACCCCCACGTCCCAGAATAGAAACCNNNNNNNNNNNNNNNNNNNNNNNNNNNNNNNNNNNNNNNNNNNNNNNNNNNNNNNNNNNNNNNNNNNNNNNNNNNNNNNNNNNNNNNNNNNNNNNNNNNNNNNNNNNNNNNNNNNNNNNNNNNNNNNNNNNNNNNNNNNNNNNNNNNNNNNNNNNNNNNNNNNNNNNNNNNNNNNNNNNNNNNNNNNNNNNNNNNNNNNNNNNNNNNNNNNNNNNNNNNNNNNNNNNNNNNNNNNNNNNNNNNNNNNNNNNNNNNNNNNNNNNNNNNNNNNNNNNNNNNNNNNNNNNNNNNNNNNNNNNNNNNNNNNNNNNNNNNNNNNNNNNNNNNNNNNNNNNNNNNNNNNNNNNNNNNNNNNNNNNNNNNNNNNNNNNNNNNNNNNNNNNNNNNNNNNNNNNNNNNNNNNNNNNNNNNNNNNNNNNNNNNNNNNNNNNNNNNNNNNNNNNNNNNNNNNNNNNNNNNNNNNNNNNNNNNNNNNNNNNNNNNNNNNNNNNNNNNNNNNNACAGTCTTCAATAGATTCACACATCCGTTATCTGATATAGGTGACAAAACTATTTAGCCGGCAATCTTGTAGCTTGGATTGACTAGATTTTCCAGGCCAGACACTACTTGAATTGATTCAATCACATCACCAACCTTAAGATCAGCCAAAAAGTCCTCATTTTCTGTCACGTAACCAAAAACTGCATACCGCCCATCCAAATATTGGCATTACTGGGAGTTAATTCACTTTCTTTCAGTAGCCAGAACACCTGGCTTGATGCAGAATTATTCTCAAACTCCTGAAAGTATATATTTCAGGAGAATCTAATTAGCTTTCAAACTAGTACCTGGACATGTATGAAAAACAGTACGGGTATTCAAAAACTCACCTCTCTGGCCATGGCCATTGTTCCAAATGCATTGAATGAAAGCTTAGTTTGAGCCTTGTAAAGACCAAGCTCCTGTCCAGACACATCATATTGAAATTTCAGAAAGGCAAAGCGAAAACAAGTGCTCAAGGAAATTAGGATAACTTCTCATCAAAAGATTAAGAAAAGTGTTTGGAATGGTCGaaggtgaaattttaaatgtcTTTACATATCCTCTCAGAAAGGTAGCCAGCACTCCTGATCGCCACTTCTGCATTATAACAGAGTCTAAGGGTGATAGCACATTATATAAATGCAGGAGAATTTAAGCTTACTTCCAAAGTTACTCCATAGAAAGGTGATTTCTCCCCATCCACCATGATTTCTAACGGTATTGTCCGGGTTTTTTCTGTACTAGGATCAATAAAACCCTCAGCAGGGCCTTCTGGATCTCCAGTTTGAACAACAAATCCATCCGCTGCAGCCAATACAAAAAGGCAGTAATTAGTGTTGTGGCCACATAAATAGAAACTGAAAAATTGCATCCATAAACAATTTATTGTTTACAGCAATTGGAAAATTGGTCAAGTCTATTGTGAAAGAAGTTGCTAAACAAAAGGGGAGCTACAACAGGCAAGACAATCATTTAGATGAATCCAATTGCATGCATGCGTGGCATCTAAGTACAAGTATAGCAACAATTTTCTCCAAACAGTGCTATGTTATAGTGTTTGGCAGATGAAAGCCACCTAGATTAAAACATTTCACGATGGGGGTGTTTATGTCAATCcatgctaattttttttcctctttcaatGCAACAAAAACCCCAATATGCTATTTTATTAAcatgacaaatatatatgaacaaTTCAACAGCACAATTAAACTAACTTAATATAAGCCTTATACCTCTTTGGATTTCCATGCCATCATAGAAGTGCCTCTCTACCAAGTCCACAAAATTTCCAGCAGTTACCGGTGCATTGTAACCATCTAGAACTATCCGGAAAACGCACACATCTAAATTAGGATTGTCCTTGAACTTGACCTTCATATCAACAGCAGCTCTCCCCTTCAATAGAGGCATACTTCCGTATTCTTCAGGCACTTCGTATGGGAAGCCATCCACCATATCCTCTTCAACACTGCAGAAACCCAATGCCCCAGGAAGATCTCAGCTGCAGTCAATGACAAGGTATATATGAGAGTTTATTCTAAGAGGATTCACTTCTGTTAGTCCTCCCAACTTTTATGTTCAAAATAGGATACAGTTATTATGGAAGTAAGACATTGCCAATTGTCATTAGTAATCTATATTCATAGGAATGACCTCTACAACATAAACAATGCCAATACAGTAGTTTTCACTTTACTAAAGACTGCTTGGTTCCAATGAAGAATGGGGATTGGATTGAAGACAACATAATGATCCTAGTTCACAACTTGTGATTCAGCTGACAAAGAAAGAGAACTCTTGACTAAGTTCCTCGTCTTAGTGACAGAACCTCATTTTGACAGAAGACCACAGATGTTAATCCCCTTTTCAAATAAGGAAGAAAACCCAGGAATGAAATTCTAATCCGTCTTATCACCATAGATATTTAGCTTTACCTAACTATGCCAACTTTCGAGCAAAATACGGAATTTTAGGTACAATTTTACTGATGTATGTTCAATTCAGTATGTTTTTTATGCAATAGAACGATACTTACCCACCGACATAATTAAGCAGCTCCTTCTGTTTAGGTGCAACAGCATCTCTATTCCTGTCCTCCACAATCTTTTGTAACTCATCCATTCCAACTTCCAATTTGTCAAGTAGTTCCAGCCCATGCTCCTTCTTTGATTCGGCTAAACCCGATACAATCAAACTCTTACCTTGTTTAAGAGCTCGTGATGCCTGCCTCACGTTCTATACATTCACACACAAGAATAAGGTTTTTTCTTAGGCTACAGTTAATTATctcaactaaaaagaaaaaaaaattaaaatgcttaCTCTCTCAACAGAATCAAGAGCTTTAACCCCAGCAACCCTAAGACTATCTGTAATATCTTCAAGTGGTTTTTGTACTTCCCTCACAGCTTTGTTATTAATAGGCAAGGCGTATCTCAACAATGCACCAGGGTCCTTGATCGGCGGACCCGAGATTAACACAGACAAATCAGGCAACGGCAAGTTATTTGCATTTACATTCAGATTTGCATCAGCAAATGAAGGCGCTCCTGTAATCAGTCCGACAGCTAAAGCTAAAGAAATTGCACATTCCTTCAATTTCtgcggaaaaaaaaaatctctgttATAATCCTTACTGAGAACTAAACAAGACCCATCCAATGAATCGTGGAAAATGTACTTACCTGACATGGGTTACGATTAACAGAACAAGTTGGGGTAAAACGCCGAGTCAACCAAGCATGGTTGTTGGTGGCTGCAGTGTGAGTTGCAAAACGAAAACGGTTGTTGGGTAATTTTGGAGTGACTAAGTTACAGGAAATAAGAGCAGCCATAATGAAGTTTAGAAAGTTTTGTTTCAAACGGGAAGGAAAGGCATATGATTgctttgaatgaaaatgaaaatttgagggGAGTATGAGAGGAAGATAATTGGTGGTAGGATTTTGGTGACAAGGGAATAAATCTGAGGATGTGCTGGAAATGAGTAAGGGTCACACTCACTTCAGTCCTCAGGCTCTGGATAAGATTACAGATTTTCAGATTTTGGAGATGCTATGGCTGCCTGCCCTtctgcaaaagaaaaatatttttgattagatatagatatagatagacacgtcaattgggccgggtcaAATGGAGGCCCAgcccgaagcacgaaaaaaagccCGGGCACGATAAAGCCCGGCCCGGCACTGTAGAGTGCCGGGCCGGGCCCATGGGCCTACCGGGCCGGGCctagggctttaatattaagcccatgggctggcccggcccggcccgatactgtttatatgtatatatatatattttttttcctggaGGCTGGGCAGTTTTTTTTTCCTGAGGCTGGGCAGCAGAGCTGCCTTGCGGTGCTTCTGCCTTGGtctgctatatatatatattttcctggAGGCTGGGCAGTTTTTTTTTCCTGGAGGCTGGGCAGCAGAgctgccttgcggcagaagcctttgcataattttaaaaaaaaaaaaaaatttaaataaatctattttatttctttttattttcacttttatttataaaccttttaattactcaatttcaattatttcattttattttcaatttcattaactctcttttaaaaaatatttaaattcgtaaataataattatttatttttgaagaattcagagatttaaatataaaagatgagtaaataaatattatatagtagatatattttatttatattttgtaatttataccgtatgtaaattaatttatttgtactatgttattaatttataatatttttcatcatataactacgATATTCTTCCGTCACAAGTGAggagttataaataaaatattcgggatactgttatcggttttaataattgaaaaaaatttatgttaaaaaatgttaattaaaattttttaaaaaaaattgattaaatgggccgggccggcccGATTAAAGCCCAACCCGGCCCGATTAAGGCCCGTTATTATATGGGCCGGGCCTTgggcttttatattttaatgggcCGGCCCGGCCCGAAGGCCCGGTACTGTTTGGGCCTTAGGCCCAGCCCGGCCCGTTAGCCCGATGGGCCGAGCTGGAGccagcccggcccggcccattgacatctctagaTATAGATACAGATATAGATATTACTTCGGGATAGTGTTTAAATCCACCCCCATATTTTTAGAAAGTCACCTTGTCTtttcaacaacaataaatgaaaatgaaaccacTAATTTCCTGGTTTTTCATCTAATTTGATGGACATAATTGTGATTTGCTAGAGGAAAAAATTTacgagatattaattaaaataggtaaaaattttttcgcttatatatttttagacaaacacacagtagttttacttttataaataaatttttttgtaactcaaaAAATACCCTCCTAGCCCTGTAGGTGTAAGTCCTGGAAGGAAGGTGTGGTGCACgcggtgcgtgcggagtgcgtgTGGTGCGTGCGGTGTGTGCGTAGTGCGCGCGGTGCATACGCAGTGCATGTGGTGCGCGCGTTGCGTACGCAGTGCGTGCGTTGCGTACGCAGTGCGCGCAATGCGTGCCTAGTGTGCAGTGCGTACAGAGTGCGCGCaccctcatataatatatataaacaactgcGCGCAcactttcttatatatatatatatatatatatatatatatatatatatatatatatatatatatatatatatatatatatatatatatatatataataatataatataatatttaaaaaatataataaataaatatatattaaatattataatatttaatatatatttatttattatattttttaaatattatattatattatttaatatatatatatataagaaagggtGTGCGCACCCCCGcactctgtttatatatatatatatatatatatacgaggGTGtgcgcactccgcacgcaccgcGCACACTACACCTTCCTTCCAGCGCCTACACCTACAAGGttgggagggtatttttagagttataaaaaaatttgggttGACTTTAATGCGGTCCATCGAAATTGTGGGCCATGTCAGGTCTAAGGCCCTTGCAGTTTGTGGGTCTTCACGTTGAACTAGTTTGTAGAAAAGTATCGGCTCACGATACGATCCTCTATATAAAAGTTCACACCATGCTAGACCCTAAACTAGTCGACATGAGGGTTAACCcgttaaaactattttttaattttgtaaattaaaaattcaataaaaatcattttttaattactaaaattgagAATGATCCCTTaaacatttttcaataattcatcACTTATgacaaaagaatattataattacataataaaaaatatattaacatattacaaatcaattagtttacataatatataattataaatataagtataatatatatactatcaTCTAATCGTCCttaatgtttagatttttgaattctttaatgatattttctacaattcaattatgtaatttaaatttagttttcacTCAATTCTTTACACATATGATCGTCTCGATCATGTATAAGTGTAAATTAGATCGCCTATTATCCAACATGTATCCACCTACATTAAAAATAGATTCTGATACAATAGTAAACACTGAAGGGGTTAATAGATCTCAGGTTATGACGACAAGCACAAGAAAACTTTCATGATTTACTTTCCACCATGTCAAAACATATAATTTCTCATCACCATATCGTTTAATAATTTATGgataatgatcaatattaatataattataaaactcactATAATTTCAACTCTAACCCACAAGGTGTTTACCTTTGTGCAAAAACAACCATATGCGTGATTTTTTTTTGCCTACATTACCAAAACTCACCTCGGGTTATGAACTTTGTGCccttcttctatttttatttttataaatactatacaattttaataaaaaatattgaataccgtttatacaattattgttggtaattaataaattatcattgataacatctaacaaattttttactcttaataatTTTGCCATAAGATTTAAAAGAGTGGCAAGAAcataaagtaaagaaatttcagtccaatatttttaaaatttttgtttcatttttgtctagatatattttgaaaagtattatGATACTTATACTCTTTAAAAATATCGTTAACATACTCATTAGAGTCGTGATAAtctcttaattataatatgtcaaaaaaataagatttttcaaatttttttgttggatATTGAAGAACCGtactataaatatttcatatcttttatatgcttttaacataaagtatgttgaattttatctaatttgaaCATTtgcttttaatctttttcatctTAACCCCATCCACTTACATAATTTACAATATGTTTAAATccataataacaataattgaatatatacGATGACTTGTCTAAGTGTTGATATCTAATCTTTAGTCATACTTAAACCATCTTAAgctattaaattgataatatgacatgcacatctaatatgaaataatcttccattaaataaaataaatatatgatttaacattaattcaataattttgttattattttttgttttatcaaatatatgatatgtcttgcattttcatttcatcatacgtaaaaataaacatttctccCATGTATTGGGAACCGCTTGACCTTCTGTTGCACTAGCATCGAGACTAATGAATCACGATCTGGTGAAAACAATTTGTTGTTGCCTTTTCATCTCGCgtgaattttttttacaattatttataatatgcgGACAAAGATGTCCTATGCCACCCAAACTGGCACACGTTAAATATAAACCGTAGTGTTTGCACATTGCTCAATAAATTAATCTTCTTTCGATCATttcttatatttgattgaagtgATTCCACACAATAgatttttgatttctttttctttctatcaaGCTTTTGTTTGTCTCATTTTCCTTTATTGGTGCCCGTACTTCTATTccatataaattatcaataatatcatcagcatCATAATATTTAAACAGATTGAACTCATTTGAGTCTAAATCCATTCATAAactattttgataaataaaattatgaaaaataataattgattaacaaaattgaaacaaaaactaaattataaacataaagaaacattgtttatgaattcagagagtttgagaatgagatattgatgagaaaatatgagattgagaaaaatgaaagtttgagagattgagagcatatatataaattttgggaGGGAAA from Mangifera indica cultivar Alphonso chromosome 8, CATAS_Mindica_2.1, whole genome shotgun sequence includes:
- the LOC123222907 gene encoding peptidyl-prolyl cis-trans isomerase CYP38, chloroplastic-like; translated protein: MAALISCNLVTPKLPNNRFRFATHTAATNNHAWLTRRFTPTCSVNRNPCQKLKECAISLALAVGLITGAPSFADANLNVNANNLPLPDLSVLISGPPIKDPGALLRYALPINNKAVREVQKPLEDITDSLRVAGVKALDSVERNVRQASRALKQGKSLIVSGLAESKKEHGLELLDKLEVGMDELQKIVEDRNRDAVAPKQKELLNYVGGVEEDMVDGFPYEVPEEYGSMPLLKGRAAVDMKVKFKDNPNLDVCVFRIVLDGYNAPVTAGNFVDLVERHFYDGMEIQRADGFVVQTGDPEGPAEGFIDPSTEKTRTIPLEIMVDGEKSPFYGVTLEELGLYKAQTKLSFNAFGTMAMAREEFENNSASSQVFWLLKESELTPSNANIWMGGMQFLVT